A portion of the Chlamydia avium 10DC88 genome contains these proteins:
- a CDS encoding DUF5070 domain-containing protein, giving the protein MKSVLHLEHLRHFQRQGSIVFEALVPSKDCCALEVKLKNFLKTVAKDTQNPRWRKNVFRSIPEVSTLVRKRRLADFAAELIHRPKVSLVEDFWVFPGEQLPKSTEDCQLLLCLSGDVCGQGVFFIGTYPEQYSEQLQGSALLFIFSSSGNPVY; this is encoded by the coding sequence CTTTCAACGTCAAGGTAGCATAGTGTTTGAAGCTCTCGTTCCCTCTAAAGATTGTTGCGCGTTAGAAGTGAAATTAAAAAATTTTCTAAAAACGGTTGCGAAGGATACGCAGAATCCACGGTGGAGGAAAAACGTCTTTCGTTCCATCCCTGAGGTTTCTACTTTAGTAAGGAAACGACGTTTAGCTGATTTTGCAGCAGAACTTATTCATCGTCCTAAAGTATCTTTAGTAGAAGATTTTTGGGTATTTCCTGGGGAACAACTTCCAAAAAGTACAGAGGATTGCCAATTATTACTTTGTCTATCTGGAGACGTATGTGGTCAAGGAGTATTTTTTATAGGGACTTATCCCGAACAATATTCCGAACAATTGCAAGGATCTGCACTTCTTTTTATTTTTTCTTCTTCCGGGAATCCTGTTTATTAA
- a CDS encoding phospho-sugar mutase: MKDLEEKIKTLHNPITVKNILAWLSEDCNHKDQEEIRYLLEKNPQSLDELFGRTLVFGTGGLRSPMGLGTNRMNVFTVRRTTQGLAQVLKRHNPHPGDPIYVVIGYDTRKNSLEFAQETARVLAANHIHALLFQDPEPLSLVSFTVREERALAGVMITASHNPPEYNGYKVYMASGGQVLPPLDKEIIEELVYVNRVEITDSLNNDYVHSIGEEYENRYREVVKTFSLYPQDNRFSGTAIHISYSPLHGTGVSLIPKVLKDWGFSQVQLVEQQAVPDGSFPTVRLPNPEDPEALELGIQQMLENKDDIFIASDPDADRLGVVCLDNNEAYIFNGNQIACLLADHILRALSSRSPLDEESKVVKSLVTTEMLTTITNSYGGSLVNVATGFKYIGEKIESWRNNKSHYIFGAEESYGYLYGTHVEDKDAVSSAALVAEAALQCKLQGKTLRDAILDLYEAHGYFMNRTIAVSLSQHEEEILSRMKELVEYHPSTISLNNNRVQKFENYYQGVGKDFTSHTTYDLTLPKTSMFCYYYENGGRIIIRPSGTESKVKFYFEIVNRYPTVENNRKLKEHREQESLQILEGFITEFQEKFTAIGF; the protein is encoded by the coding sequence ATGAAAGACTTAGAAGAGAAAATAAAAACTCTCCATAACCCCATAACGGTAAAAAACATCCTTGCCTGGTTATCTGAGGATTGCAATCACAAAGATCAAGAAGAAATTCGTTACCTTTTGGAAAAGAATCCTCAATCTCTTGATGAGTTGTTCGGCAGGACTCTTGTTTTTGGTACAGGAGGATTGCGTAGTCCCATGGGGTTAGGGACAAATAGAATGAACGTTTTTACGGTTAGACGTACTACCCAGGGATTGGCCCAAGTATTAAAAAGACATAATCCTCATCCCGGGGATCCTATATACGTAGTGATTGGATATGATACACGAAAGAATTCTCTGGAATTTGCTCAAGAAACAGCAAGAGTATTAGCAGCAAATCACATTCACGCATTGTTGTTTCAAGATCCTGAGCCCCTATCTTTAGTTTCTTTTACTGTTAGAGAAGAGAGAGCATTAGCAGGAGTCATGATTACTGCTTCCCATAATCCTCCAGAATATAATGGGTACAAAGTATACATGGCTTCAGGAGGACAAGTCCTTCCTCCCTTAGACAAGGAAATTATTGAAGAATTAGTTTATGTAAATCGGGTAGAAATTACAGATTCTCTAAATAATGACTATGTTCATAGCATAGGAGAAGAATACGAGAACCGTTATAGAGAGGTTGTGAAAACATTTTCCCTGTATCCTCAGGACAATCGTTTCTCAGGGACTGCTATACATATTAGTTATTCTCCACTACACGGCACAGGAGTCAGTCTTATACCAAAGGTTCTGAAAGATTGGGGGTTTAGTCAAGTACAACTTGTGGAACAACAAGCAGTTCCTGACGGTAGTTTCCCCACAGTTCGTCTTCCTAATCCTGAGGATCCCGAGGCTTTGGAGCTAGGAATTCAGCAAATGCTTGAAAATAAGGATGATATCTTTATAGCGTCAGATCCTGATGCCGATCGTTTAGGTGTTGTTTGCTTGGATAATAATGAAGCCTACATATTTAATGGGAATCAAATCGCGTGTCTTCTTGCTGATCACATTTTAAGAGCATTGTCTTCTCGTTCTCCTCTAGACGAAGAAAGTAAGGTAGTTAAAAGTTTAGTAACTACAGAAATGCTAACAACGATAACAAATTCTTACGGGGGAAGTCTTGTTAATGTTGCTACAGGATTTAAGTATATAGGAGAAAAAATTGAGTCATGGAGAAACAACAAGTCTCACTATATTTTTGGAGCTGAAGAATCATACGGTTATTTATATGGGACGCATGTAGAGGATAAAGATGCCGTGAGCTCCGCTGCATTGGTTGCAGAAGCAGCACTACAGTGTAAATTACAAGGGAAAACATTGCGAGATGCTATCCTCGATTTATACGAAGCTCACGGGTATTTTATGAATAGGACTATTGCTGTTTCTTTGAGTCAACATGAGGAAGAAATACTGTCTAGGATGAAAGAACTTGTAGAATACCATCCGTCAACCATCTCTTTAAATAACAATCGAGTTCAGAAATTTGAAAATTATTATCAGGGAGTAGGCAAGGATTTCACATCCCATACCACCTATGACCTTACTCTTCCCAAGACATCAATGTTTTGTTATTACTATGAAAATGGAGGGAGAATAATCATTCGCCCCTCCGGTACAGAATCTAAGGTTAAATTTTATTTTGAAATTGTAAACCGCTATCCTACTGTTGAAAATAATAGGAAATTGAAAGAACACAGGGAACAGGAGAGCTTGCAGATTCTTGAAGGATTTATAACAGAATTTCAAGAAAAGTTTACTGCTATAGGATTTTAA